The genomic window GCGCGGTTCGTAAAACAAGTGACGCCCGAGTTCGACTTTCTCCGGCGTCATCGGGTTGTTAGCTGGCACAACTGGTTCGGGCATCCAGTCTGGCAAGTGCCACGTGTAGGCTGGCGGTGACCCCACATCGGCCGCATCGGCTGCCAACCAGTGGGAAAATCCGACGGAAAGGCATGTCGATAACAGGCAGCATAGCGACCAGTGCCACCATCGACGTCTCATGCGCGCCTCAACCTCCACTCCTCAATACTACAAATGTAACGACCGCGACCGAACAACGAGGCGATCGCCTCCACTACCGCACGGCAGCATTTTAGCAATGCGACCCTTGAGTCACTCCAAGCAGACAGTACTTGAAGCCACCGATCTTTATTCATAACTGCTCGGACAAACTTCTTGAAGCGGGAAAACAGGTTGTCCCACACACTCTCTCCTGAAGCGATCCAAGGTTCAAAGCCTGCGAGTCAGCGATCGCCTAGCGTTTTCGGTCCATCTCCATGGTTTGCAAACCCGTTTGTACCCGCCACAAACCGGCATAAATCCCATTAATTGCCAACAGTTCTTCGTGGCGGCCGCGCTCGACAATCTTGCCGCGATCCATCACGTAGATGCAGTCGGCATTCCGCACCGTGGAGAGACGATGAGCAATGGCAATCGTCGTGCGATCGCGAGTGATGCGCTCCAGCGACCGCTGAATCGCTGCCTCTGTCTCGTTATCGACTGCCGACGTAGCTTCGTCCAGAATCAACACCGGCGGATCGCGGAGAATCGCCCGCGCGATCGCCAGTCGCTGTCGCTGCCCGCCCGAAAGCTTCTGACCCCGCTCGCCGACAATCGTGTAGTACCCTTTCGGCAAACAGGATACGAACTCGTGGGCTTCTGCCATCTTTGCAGCAGCAACGACGTCATCGAAACCTGCCTCCGGACTGCCATAGGCAATGTTTTCCAGAACCGTACCGTGAAACATGTACACGTCCTGGTTGACCCAGCCAATCGCACGACGCAGATCCTGCAGGCGCAATCTGCGGATGTCCGTGCCGTCGAGAGCAATGGTACCGGCGTCCACATCGTATAGCCGCAGTAGCAACTTCACTAGCGTAGTTTTTCCCGACCCCGTCGCACCCACAATCGCGATCGTCTTGCCCGCTGGAACGTGCAGCGAGAATTGCTCCAGCACAGGCTGTGCATCTCGATAACTAAACGTCACGTCGCGCAGGTCGATTTCGCCGCAAACCGTCTGCACCGGGAGCGCTAACTGCCCCGACGGTATCGAGATCGGTGTATCGAGAACGTCGAGCACCCGTTGGGTCGATGCCATCGCCCGCTGATACAAATCCAAGGTTTGGCCGAGGCTCGTCAGGGGCCACAGCAACCGCTGCGTCAGGAATACCATCACGCTGTAGGTGCCCACAGCCATCTGCCCGTCCACCGCGGCCAGCCCACCCACTAACAGGGTTGCCACGAAGCCAATCAGAATGACGATGCGGATCAGCGGCACGAAGGCGGAACTCAAAGCGATCGCGCGTTGGTTGCTTTGGCAATATGCATCGCTATCGCGGGCAAGACGCTCGAGTTCGGAGTCTTCAGCTGTGAAGCTCTTGATCGTTGCGATGCCACTGAGGTTGTTTGCCAGCCGCGCGTTCAGGAAGCTCGCGCGATCGCGCACTTCGGCATAGCGCGGTGCCAAGCGGTTTTGAAAGGCAATCGAGCCCCACAACACAAAGGGAACCGGCAGCATCGCCCACCACGCTACCTGCGGAGCCAAAACGAAAAATGCCCCTCCAATCGCCACCACCGTCGTCAGCACTTGCAAAATGTCATTGGCACCAACATCTAGAAAGCGTTCGAGCTGGTTGATATCGTCATTGAGCACGGCCATCAAATCGCCCGTGCTGCGCTCTTCAAAATACGCCAGCTCCAGCTCCTGCACGTGTTCGTAAGCATCCAGACGCAATTGATGTTGCATCTTTTGAGCCAAACCGCGCCACAACCGCTCGTAGGCATACTCAAACGCCGACTCAAGACCCCAAATTATTAGACTGAGTAGGGCTAGCGTCGATAGCTGTGCGAACGTCCCGCGGACGCCCACCCGCGCCAGCAACGACGCATCCTGCTGTACCACCACATCTACCGCTGCTCCGATCAGTGCTGGCGGAGCGAGATCGAAAATCTTATTGAGCACCGAGCAAATGCTCGCCATCCAGACTTGTTGGCGGTACGCCCGCCCGTATCGCAGCAACCGCCGCAGCGGATGGCGAGGATTGACGTGCCCTGTGTCCGGGCGATCGCGCAACGGTCTTTTCATGGTTGCCCTTTCAGCTGCCACAGATATCCGGTCTTAAATCGCTCGTCTTACCTTATCCCAGCCATCCTTCAAGCATCACGTGAGGGCGGACTGTGCTCGTTGCTATGATGAAGAGCGGACTACTTAGACATACATGCAACTTAGGAGATCAAGCAGATGTCGCGTCGCTGCGCGTTAACGGGTAAGAAGGCCAACAATGCCTTTGCCGTTTCTCACTCTCACCGCCGTACAAAAAAGCTACAGCAGCCCAACCTACAGACCAAGCGTATTTGGTGGCCCGAGGGCAAGCGCTGGGTGCGTTTGCGCGTATCCGCCCGCGCGCTCAAAACCCTTCAGAAGAAGGGGCTGCAGGCGATGGCTGCCGAGATGGGCATCGATCTCAATAAAGCTTAAAAGAGTTCGGATATTCGACAAAGCTAGGGCTGTATGGGGAACCGGAACCTTCTGGTTTCGGTTCTACACTGCGGAAATGGGTTCGTCGCGATCTTCGGGACTCAGGATTATTTTGAGCATAAAATGAGGGATAAATTCGCGCCAAGTGACGAAAATCACCTATTGATAGGCAACTATGGTCACAGCCTCAATCTTTCATTACTTGTTTAATCGTTTTTGTGGTCTGCACCTCTTATTTTGCAATCACTTTTTGCAATAAGCGGAGGTTTCGAAGGGGTCTCAAACTGATTTGTGTGCTCTGCGCATCGAAATCGTTTCAACTTCTTCGATACCGCCAAGATTCCATTGAACATCCTCTTTCCAAGCGCTGCGAGAGTGCGACATGC from Rubidibacter lacunae KORDI 51-2 includes these protein-coding regions:
- a CDS encoding ABC transporter ATP-binding protein, translating into MKRPLRDRPDTGHVNPRHPLRRLLRYGRAYRQQVWMASICSVLNKIFDLAPPALIGAAVDVVVQQDASLLARVGVRGTFAQLSTLALLSLIIWGLESAFEYAYERLWRGLAQKMQHQLRLDAYEHVQELELAYFEERSTGDLMAVLNDDINQLERFLDVGANDILQVLTTVVAIGGAFFVLAPQVAWWAMLPVPFVLWGSIAFQNRLAPRYAEVRDRASFLNARLANNLSGIATIKSFTAEDSELERLARDSDAYCQSNQRAIALSSAFVPLIRIVILIGFVATLLVGGLAAVDGQMAVGTYSVMVFLTQRLLWPLTSLGQTLDLYQRAMASTQRVLDVLDTPISIPSGQLALPVQTVCGEIDLRDVTFSYRDAQPVLEQFSLHVPAGKTIAIVGATGSGKTTLVKLLLRLYDVDAGTIALDGTDIRRLRLQDLRRAIGWVNQDVYMFHGTVLENIAYGSPEAGFDDVVAAAKMAEAHEFVSCLPKGYYTIVGERGQKLSGGQRQRLAIARAILRDPPVLILDEATSAVDNETEAAIQRSLERITRDRTTIAIAHRLSTVRNADCIYVMDRGKIVERGRHEELLAINGIYAGLWRVQTGLQTMEMDRKR
- the rpmB gene encoding 50S ribosomal protein L28, with the protein product MSRRCALTGKKANNAFAVSHSHRRTKKLQQPNLQTKRIWWPEGKRWVRLRVSARALKTLQKKGLQAMAAEMGIDLNKA